The sequence GCAGAAGATAGCTCCATCCGTGGTGCTGTTGAAGCAGCTAAAGAAGAAGGAAAAGAAATCCTAGTTGATATGATTGCCGTGAAGGACATCGAAACACGTGCAAAAGAATTGGATCAGCTCGGAGTAGACTATATCTGCGTTCATACTGGATATGATCTTCAAGCAGAAGGAAAAGATTCTTTCGAAGATCTTCGCAAAATTAAAACTGTCGTTAAAAATGCAAAAACAGCGATCGCTGGCGGTATCAAGCTTGAGACTCTTCCAGAAGTAATCAAAGCTCAACCAGACCTTGTCATTGTTGGGGGCGGCATTACGTCTAAAGAAGATAAGAAAACAGCTGCACAAGAAATCAAAGCACTTATCAACCAAGGGTAACCATGAACACCACTGAGTATCTTAAGGCGATTATTCAGGAGCTCCATGGAACGGTGCAAGCCATCTCTGAGACGGAGGCTGACCAGCTAGTCGAAGCCATTTTTAAAGCGAAAAAAGTCTTTGTAACGGGGGCTGGTCGTTCTGGCTTTATGGGCAAATCGTTTGTCATGCGCATGATGCATATGGGCATTGATGCTTATGCAGTCGGGGAGACAGTGACAGCGAATCTTGAAGAAGGTGACCTACTGATAGTTGGGACCGGCTCAGGAGAAACGAAGACCTTGATTCCAATCATAGAAAAAGCGAAAAGTTTGGGCGGTGCAGTCGCTGCAGTGACACTATCTCCAGAATCTACGATTGGAAAACTTGCAGATTTAAAGGTGATCCTACCAGGAGCACCAAAGGATCGAGAAGAAGACAGCCAATACGAAACCATTCAACCAATGGGCTCACTTTTTGAACAAACCTCTCTTCTTTTCTATGATGCAGTGATTTTGCGTTTTATGGAGAAACGAGAGCTGAACTCAAAGCAAATGTATGGCAAGCACGCCAATCTAGAATAAGAGAAGAAAACAAGCACCTTCGCGTTCACTGCAATGTAGAGTCGAAATCGAAGGTGTTTTTCTCTCCATTGGATACCTAGGCCATTTCCAAACGATCATCGTATGATCTCGCTACCAACCACCGCTTAACATCTTTCTTTTAACGCCAATGATCAAACAAACCGGTTTCCCTGTCCTCATCGCTCCCTTAGTCTTTTTCTTGTTGTCCTGTAATAAAAGCAAGGGCCTGTTGATGAAGTGTATAGGAGACGGGTGTCTGTTCATTGATTTCGCCGTCGCTGTCGACATCGAGCGTTTGGCGGCATGTGAGCGTAAATTGATTGAGTTCGAGTGCTTCGATCCCTTCTGCGTCGTTAAGCCAATTTTCATCGGTGAAAGCGTGGCTGTACATATTTTTTAAGAGCGTGAAGCCTGCCTCTTTGACAATAAACAGATGAAGTTTGCCGTCTGATAGGGAGATGTCTTTTAAGAATAGGCCGATTGTGCCAATGTATTGGCCGTTCATCGCTAAGATCATAACGGCATCGCCGCTATATGTTTCTCCTTTTGCTGTTGTGATCGTGTACGAAAATGGTTTTGGTTCTTTGATCGATCGAATTGCGCTGATAATATACCCAAGTTTTCCAAAACGTGCTTTTGTTTCTGCTTCTATTTCTTTTGAAGCCTCGACAATCATGCCTACTCCAGAAAAGTTGGCAAAGTAGCTGTCGTTTTGTTGGCCGATGTCAATCGCAACAGTTGTGCCGTTTACAGCTGCCGTGAGGGCGTCGTCTACTGTAGGAATTTGCAAGCCTCTAGCCAAGTCATTGCACGTGCCAGCTGGCACAATTGCCACAGTTGGTTGGTTGTTTCCTGCCATCAACCCGTTGACGCATTCATGGACGGTGCCGTCGCCGCCAACAATGATCAATAGTTCGATGTCCTCAGGCAACTGTTTGCATCGTTGTTTTGCTTCGCCTGGCGCTTGCGTCTGGATCAATGTCAGCTCTATTACTTCAGGGGCGAGTGTTGCCAATGTTTGTTGCAGCAGTTCGTTGACGTCTCCTTGCCCTGCGTTCCTATTGTAGAGCAGAATGGCTTTTTCGTAACGGGGCATGCCATGTCCACCTTTCAGCTTAAGATCACTTTCCAATTGGCAACGAAGGAATCGTTTTCCATGCTTTGTCATACATGTACCCGTTTTTTAGCATTTTAGTCTGTATTTGCACTGTTTTTCTTTTGGATGAAAAAGTTTCCTTGGAAACGACTGCAATAAAACACATGGCGAATGTCGTGAATGCCCTCCTTGCGCAATGCTTGGTGAACCTCTTCTTCAGGAATGTCGAGAATGTCTAAATGCTTATGTTGGAGGATGCCATCCATAATAAGCGGGAGTGAAAGGGGGCTGTTGTCGTCTTTTTTAAATACAGACAATGAACCAGATGACTCTAACAGCGCCCAATCCACTTCTTGAATGTCGGCAATGTCTTTATCACGCAACTGCATCATAATGTCATCGATATTGTAGTTTTGTTTCAACAAATTTTCCTCAATAAAAACGCCATCTCGTATTAACAGTACCGGTTTGCCATCAACGACGTCGCGGAAACGCTGATTTTTGACTTGTACATAGGAGAAAACACGGGATAACAATATGAGCAGCGCAATCGGTGTAAGGCCGCGAATGAGGGGCATTTTTGTATCTTCAATTAAAATGACAGCTAGCTCTGCGACCATGATCGTAATAATGATATCAAGGACGCTGACTTCGCCGACGTCCTTTTTGCCTGTTAAGCGGAAAAAAAGCAGGACTGCAACAAACATAATGATCGTTCGTCCTGAGATGGAAATGAGCTCTTCCACTTTCTATCACCTCAGATTCAGTATTGGCGAAAGCGGACGAAGGTAAACGTGAACCTTTTTCTTGAACCAGTCTACAAAAACAGGGACAATGAACAAAAGGCAAATGGAGGGGATGTTATGCGTTTACTGCGAATGGACGAACTATCAGCAAGAGACCGCTACCGCTGGATGAGCGGGGCCATTGTGCCTCGCCCGATCGCGTTGGTCACGACGCTAACGGAAAAAGGAGGCGTGGTTAATGCCGCACCATTCAGCTTTTTTACGATGCTTGCTAGCGATCCGCCGCTTTTGTCCATTGCTGTAGGCAGGCGTGAGGGGCAAATGAAAGATACGGCGCGTAATGCGGTGGCCATGGAAGAAATGGTGATTCATGTCGTCAGTGAAAAAATCGTCGCCGATATGAATGAGACAGCAGCAACGCTTGCGCCAGATGAGAGTGAGCTGGAACGGACGTCTTTTCATTTGACGGAAAGTGTTACGGTCTCAGTGCCGGCAATTAAGGAAGCCCGTATTCGATTTGAGTGCAAGCTCGAATTCCACTTGCCGACCAAAAACGATGCGGGGGAGCTTTCATTTGATTTGCTTATTGCTCGTGTCTTGGCTATGCATATTGCAGAGGACGTTGTCGATCAAGAAGCGAATGGCGTCGACATGGACGCTCTTCAACCTGTTGCCCGATTAGCGGGACCGAACTATGCAGGGCTAGGCGCACGTTATTTCCTTAAGCGGCCAAAATAGCTTCGTAAAAGTCTGTGAAAGTAATGAAAAACAGATGAAAATGATGTATGGTCTGTTTTTTTTTGCGCAAATCCGTCATAATGAAGGAGCCGCGATCAGTGAAAGAGGAAATGCTTCCTAAAAATAACTGACGCACGACAAATGAGGATGGCGCATATATAGCTCATATAGGCGTCCGTCATTTTTTTGAAATGATTAGGTTAGAGGAAGATGATGATGAAACGATATATTGAAGTATGCAAGCCTTTATGGACGTTATTACCAGAAGGAACGATTCATGAAAATGAGCGATTATGCAAACATACGTATACGCAAATGGGCGGCGCAGCCGATTTGTTTATTACGCCCCAATCGTATGAGGAAACGCAAACCGTTTTGAAATTTGCCCATGAACATCGGGTGCCTGTTACGTTGCTCGGCAATGGGTCGAATGTCATTGTAAAAGACGGGGGCATTCGTGGAATTACATTAAGTTTAAAAAAACTTAATACGATCACATGCACAGGAGCGGAGTTAGTTGCGCAGACGGGAGCGACGATTATTGAAGCGTCACGGAGAGCCCGTGATGCGGGGCTGACTGGGCTTGAGTTTGCTTGTGGCATTCCCGGCACGGTAGGTGGTGCTTTTTATATGAATGCCGGCGCTTATGGCGGACAGATCGCCGATGTGCTTGAAAGTGTATTGGTGTTAACAGAACAAGGGGAATTTAAAACGCTCTCGAAAGAAGAGTTTGATTTTGATTACCGCAAAAGTGTGTTCTCAGCAAAACGTTATATCGCCTTGGAGGGCACTTTCCGACTGCAAACAGGCGACAAGGCGCAAATACAAGCGAAGATGGATGAGTTGACGATTGCGCGTGAAACGAAACAACCACTCGAATACCCTTCATGTGGTAGCGTATTTAAGCGTCCGCCTGGCATGTTTGCCGGCAAGCTGATCCAAGACAGCGGCCTCCAAGGGACACGCATCGGCGGAGCGGAAGTGTCAAAAAAACATGCCGGCTTTATTGTCAATGTTGATAATGCGACTGCAACAGAGTATATGAGCCTTGTCCGCCATGTTCAGCAAACGGTAAAAGACAAGTTTGGCGTTGAGTTGGAAACCGAAGTGATTACAATTGGTGAAGACCTCGAAGAACCTGTTAGCGATTAGTTAATAGGTTTTTCGGTGCTGCCCGTTGTGTTAGAAGGGCTGCGCTGCTAACTAGTGCCAAATGTATGAATGTTTATTTTGCAATTCAAAACGGTTCTTGGTTAAATAAAAGAGGGGGTTGCCGGCCTGTTAGATCAGAAAGAAGGTTGGAGCAATGATTAAACGTTTTTTTTCCTATTATGTACCGCATAAAAAGTTGTTTTTTATTGACTTTTTCAGCGCCATTGTCGTCGCTGTTTTAGATTTGTTTTTTCCGATTGTCGTCCAATGGTTCATTAACACGCTTTTGCCACAACAAGAGTGGGACAAGGTCGTCTGGGTTTCAGGGGGGCTGTTGCTCACCTATTTAATCAGCGCGTACTTACAGTACAATGTCAATTTTCTTGGGCATAAACTCGGGATTCACATTGAGACGGACATGCGCCAAGACTTGTTTGAAAGCATCCAGCGCCAATCGTTCCGTTATTTTGACAATACGAAAACTGGCCATATTATTAGCCGCATTACAAATGACCTGTTTGACATTGGCGAATTAGCGCACCATGGCCCAGAGGACTTATTTATTGCGTTAATGACGTTTGTAGGTGCTTTTGGCATTATGTTTTATGTGAACCCGACGCTGGCTATTGTAGCACTCGTATTTGTACCGTTCCTGATTGCCTTGATTACTTATACCAATATTAAAATGAATCAGGCATGGTCGAAAATGTATGCGGAAATTGGCGATGTCAATGCCCGTGTAGAAGACAGCGTTTCTGGCATGCGTGTTGTCCAATCGTTTACGAACGAAGCCCATGAAGTTGAAGAGTTCCGTAAGAATAACCGCCGTTACCAGAAGGCAAAAGTAGGCGGCTACAAAGTAATGGGCTATACCTCTTCGGGCATCTTTTTAGCAACGCGACTGATGATTTTATCTGTGCTCCTTGTCGGTGCATGGCTGCTCTATACTAATTCCCTTGATGTTGGCGAGTTTGTTCTCTTCATTCTCTACATCAACATTTTGTTCAAGCCGATTGAGAAAATTAGTGCGATTTTAGAGCTTTATCCAAAAGGGATGGCCGGCTTTAAACGTTTCACTGAAGTCCTTGATACAGAAGTAGATATTGAGGACAAGCCAGACGCTAAAGTGGCGCCTGTGCTCAATGGCGATATTGAATTCCACAATGTCACGTTCAGTTATGAAAACAATCGGCCGGTTCTTAACGATCTCAATCTCTTTATCCCGGCTGGAAAAACGGTCGCCTTTGTTGGTCCGTCTGGCGCTGGGAAAACAACGATTAGCTCGCTCATTCCGCGCTTTTACGATGTAGACAGTGGCGCTATTACCATTAATGGCACCGACATTCGCGACATGACGAAGAAGTCCTTGCGTTCGCAAATTGGCATTGTCCAGCAAGATGTCTTTTTATTTAGCGGCACACTAAAAGAAAACATCCGCTATGGCAAACTGGATGCAAGCGACGAAGACATTTACCGCGCCGCCAAGTTGGCGAATTTGGACGGGCTCATCGAATCGCTGCCGGAAGGCTATGAAACGCAAATCGGCCAGCGCGGCTTGAAGTTGTCTGGTGGACAGAAACAGCGGATTGCGATTGCGCGCACATTCTTAAAAAATCCGCCTATCTTGATTTTAGACGAGGCGACTTCTGCATTAGATACAGAAACAGAAGCGCTTATTCAAGAATCATTGCAAGAGTTGGCGGCAGACCGGACAACGCTTGTTATCGCCCACCGACTAGCAACGATCCGCCATGCCGACCATATTGTCGTCGTCACGAAAGACGGCATTGCCGAGCAAGGGAATTACGAAGAACTAGTCGCCAAAAATGGCGTGTTTGCGACTTTAAACAATGTCCAGTTGACACATGTGTAAGCAGAGGGAACACCCCCTCTGCTTTTTTGCATAGTTTTACGTCTATTGGAAAAGCTAGGCTGGAATAAAAGGAAGGAGTTGGCTAACCAATGGATGAATCAAAAAAGTCGCCTTCGTTTGGAACCAATGTAACGGGGCAAGGCGATGCGCTTGATCAGCGCAAAGCCGCAAATGAAAAGGACGATACATTAACCACCCGTCAAGGGCATCCCGTGAAAGACAATCAAAATGTACGCACTGTCGGCAACCGCGGGCCTATGACGTTAGAGAATTACGATTTTTTGGAGAAAATTAGCCATTTCGACCGGGAGCGTATTCCCGAACGAGTTGTCCATGCCCGCGGTGCAGGAGCACACGGCTATTTTCAATCGTATGGAAAAGTAGGAGATGAACCAATTTCCAAATACACAAGAGCAAAAGTGTTTACAAACACGGAAGTGAAAACGCCTGTATTTGTCCGGTTTTCATCTGTTATACATGGCATCCATTCCCCCGAAACACTTCGTGATCCCCGCGGCTTTGCGGTGAAATTTTACACAGAAGACGGCAACTGGGACTTAGTTGGAAATAACTTGAAGATTTTCTTCATTCGCGATCCGCTAAAATTTCCAGATATGGTCCATGCGTTTAAACCGGATCCAGTAACGAACCGGCAAAGCATGGAACGGTTTTTTGATTTTGTCTCGCAAAGCCCAGAATCGACCCATATGATCACGTTTGTGTTCTCCCCGTGGGGCATTCCGGCAAACTACCGGAATATGCAAGGATCGGGTGTTCATGCGTATAAATGGGTCAACGAGGAAGGGAAAGCGATGCTTGTCAAATACCATTGGGAGCCTGTACAAGGAATCAAAAACTTGACCCAAAAAGAAGCAGAGCAAATTCAAGGAAAAAACTTCAACCACGCGACGCAAGATTTGTATGAAGCAATTGAAAAAGGCGATTACCCTGAATGGGAACTTTATGTGCAATTGATGGAGGACGGCGAACATCCAGAGCTTGACTTCGATCCTCTTGACCCGACTAAGCTTTGGTATAAAGACCAGTTTCCTTGGCACAAAGTCGGCAAGATGGTGCTCAACAAAAATCCAGAAAATTATTTTGCGGAAGTGGAACAAGCCGCCTTTGGTACTGGCGTCCTTGTCGATGGCCTTGACTTTTCCGATGACAAACTGTTGCAAGGACGCACGTTCTCCTATTCGGACACGCAGCGTTACCGCGTTGGCCCGAACTATTTGCAACTGCCAATCAATGCCCCGAAAAAACGGGTAGCGACCAACCAACGAGATGGGCAAATGACATACCATGTCGATAGTCCTCCAGGAATCAATCCGCACGTTAACTATGAGCCATCTGTACTTAATGGTTTAAAGGAAGCAGAAAAAGTCGGCCCAGACCACACGCCGCACGTATCAGGCGAAGTGAAATATGAAGCGATCAGCCGCCCGAACAACTTCGGCCAAGCAGGGGAAACGTATCGCCGCTTTTCCGATTGGGAACGGGATGAGCTAATCGCCAATTTAGCTAATGCCCTGGCGGATGTCGATAAAAGGATCCAAAAGCAAATGATCGAGAATGTGACAGAAGCGGACCGCGACTACGGCAAGCGTCTAGAAGAAGCGATCAAACGTGTTCAAGAAAGCGTAGACGACAAAGAAGGACATGCGGTCAAGGAAGCGGAACAAGAAGGAATGCCATCTGATCCTTATTAAAAAAAACGTACGCGAAAAAAGGAAAAACCGTAGGCGTCAATTCGACACCTACGGTTTTTTATCAATCGAACTTGTAATACTTTTTGCAAAGTTGAAAATGGTGATTTTCATGTATACAAAGCAAATGTATACTTTGTATTAAATTAGGATAATCGGCGATTGGGTCTGGATAGCGAATATGGCCAGCAATTTCGTCTTTTATTCGATCAAGCATGTTCTCTAATTGTTTTGTTTCGGCGTCTATGCTTGTCACTAATTGAGGGAATGAGGTGTTCTTTTGGATCTCTTTTGGCGGTATTAACACACTTGGTGCTTTCATTGGGTTGTGATGCTTTTTATGATATTGCTTGTATACGTCTTTACTGTGCGTTTCATAAGGCTTGTTTTTCATGATTGCGGCAATTGGCTTTGACAATGGCAAATACAGCTTATTTAGCTGTTTAAAACGTTTCACCATTAAAAACAAATGGTAATACGTTTCTCCAAACGACCATTTATCTTTACAAGGTCTTTTCCATTCTTCCCCTTTAAAAGGCTCCATCGCAATCGACATTTCATCCCTTTGCTTGTAAAGTGTGTGAAAATGCTCTTCCATATAACTGCTCCTCATAACGCCTCCTCGTAATGCTCTAATAGGAATTTCGCTTTGAACAACAGTTGAAGATCGCCTATTAGCGACCCTCAACCGGCTTTCAACTAGCTTCGACTTTTGTCCTAAGAGGCTTCGTCGCTTTTGCTCGTCTCGTTCTTGGCTCGCCGCAAAAGTGGCATTGTAATCGCCAAAGCGAGAAGCGAGACGATTCCTGCTAATGTGAAAATATGAGCGATGCCAATATGTTCAGCAACAAAGCCTGCGCCGTACGGGCCAATAAAAATGCCGATTGCATAGACAGATTGGTAGAAACCCATAACAGACGTTTTTAAGGTAGGCTGCGGGAGTGAAGCAATTTGTGAGAGCAAAAGCGGCAATACTACGCCGACTGTTAAGCCAATAACGCCGTGCAACAGACTGATCGTTGCCAGTGTCGTAGCAAACGGCATACAAAAAAAAGTGAAGCAAGCGACAATGAGAGAGAGCACAATCAACCGAATTTCATTGCGCTTTGAAACATTGAAAAAAGCAACTCCTAAAGATGCAGCAGCGTGTGGAATAAAGAAAGCAGCCATTAGCCAAATAAGCTGGCCTTCACGAACGCCGTGGGCATTTGCATAAACAGGCGTAAACCCAAAAATAGAAATAAACAACAGAGCGTGTGTAAATAATGAAACAAACGTTAACGGCAGCAGGTGTTTGATTGACAACACTGCCTTGACTTGTTTCCCTAAACGTTGAGATCGATGATTCTCTATTTCTTGCGGCACTTCCTTAATAAAGAGGGCAAATAAGAGTCCGATTCCTGCCGCGACAATTCCTACCCAAAACGGAATGCTCCAGCCAAATTGTTCAACGAGAATGCCGGCTGTTACCATGCTGAGAAATTGGGGCATGACCGTCAAAAATTGCAATGTTCCCATTGCTCGGCCAGATTGGCCTGGATCAAAATAGTCTGCGTACATAATTGTCGCCATCACCCACATGGCAGCAGTAACGCCTGCTAGCAAACGTCCTGTCAAAACCCATGCAAACGAAGTCGACGATAGTAAGATGATTCCGCTTAGGATAGCGACTACAAAGCCGCCTACATAAAAATGCTTGCGTAAATGTCGCAATGAATCAAGCAAGACACCAAGTGGAAAACGGAGCAATACTTGCGTAATGCCGTAACTGCCGAGAATAATTCCAATCGCCGCATACGTAAAGGGGATTTGTTCTAAATAAAGGCTAAATATTGGCACATAGCTGTAAGTGCATAGCCAAAAACAGAAAACAGACGCCAAAAAGACGAGATGGTGTCTTCGTTTCAATGCAATAGACACGGGCATTCCTCCTTGCTTTCATCCATCATCTTACCATCTTTTGGCGTTTTGTGGCTGTCCTTTTATATTAAGAGAAGCCTAATTGAAGACTTGATTTGAATTAAGCACGTGACAGCGTTATACTGGCAATGACTACGGAATCAGAGAGATTCCCGTGACAAAAGGAGAAGCACCGATGCCACAAGCGAAAACCATATTTGATTACATTAAGCCGACCGACTATCGTTTTGTACATATATGCAGGCGCTGTGACCAGCCGCAATTTTCAAATGAACGAGAGCCAGCAGAAGCATGCGTCCGCTGTGGAAGTGACTCGTTCCACGTTGTTCCTTATTACAACCCAGCGCAAGATTATGGTTTAGATGTTGACTATTATGCGATCACAATGATGTATGCGCTGTGGAAGGAAGGATTGCACAAAACGCAAGTTGTTTACGATGATTTTTATCGAAAAGCGCCGTTTGTAAAAGGAGTTGGCGATTTTAGCGGCGAGCTTGGCGGTTACGTTGCTTTCGGTGGTCTTGGTCACTTGATTGAAACGATAAACAACCTCCATTTTTCGGAGGCTGATCTCGACTATTTGCGCCAGCAACCAGAAGGATTTGAAGAAGCGTTTCTTGAAGATTTGCGCAAATTGCGCTTTAGCGGTGATATGTATGCAGTCGAAGAAGGCAACCTCGTGTTCCCGAATACTCCCCTAATCCGCTTAGAAGCGCCGGTATGGGAGTGCATTTGGATTGAGGCGATGCTGTTAAACATTATCAACGCTGAGTCCCTTGTGTTGACGAAGGGATCGCGTATTAAAACCATTGCCGGAAAAGACGGCCTGCTTGAAATGGGAAAACGCCGAGCGCAAGGGCGGGATGCCAGTGTATATGGCGCCAAAATGGCATACATCGCAGGCTTCGATGCGACAAGCAACGTGAAGGCGGGCAAACAATTTTCGATGCCAATTACAGGAACACAAGCCCATGTATATATTATGTTTCATCCATCAGAGTTAGAGGCGTTTCTCGCTTATGCCAACGTCTTCCCACAAAAGACGATTCCTCTGCTCGACACGACCGATACGTTAAACAGCGGTTTGCCTCATGCGATTACGACTGCACGCAAGCTGCAAGAAAAAGGCTTTGAGATGACGGCTGTCCGCCTTGATAGCGGCGACTTGGCGTATTTGTCGAAGAAAGTGCGCAAACGCCTCGATGAAGAAGGGCTTGAGCATGTTAAAATTGCAGCGACCAATGATTTAGACGAATACACCATCGCTTCTTTAAAACAGCAAGGGGCACAAATTGACATTTGGGGCGTAGGCACAAAGTTTATTACCGCTTACGACAACCCAGCCTTAGGAGGCGTCCATAAAATTGTGGCCCGACGGGCGCTACCACAAGAGTTGCAAGCGGGTATCTACAATGAGGATGACTGGATTCCGCTTATTAAAATATCAGAGAGCATCGAAAAAATTCTCAATCCAGGCCGCAAAAAAGTGTATCGTTTATTCGGCCCAGACGGGATGGCAAAAGGGGACTACATTTGCTTAGCCCATGAAAGCCTGGATGGTCAATCAGAAATTGTCTTAAAACATCCGACCAATCCGTTGAAAGCGAAGAAAATCCGTGATTTTGAGGCAGTCGAACTCCATAAGCAAATTTTTAAGCAAGGCAAATGCGTGTACGCTGTCCCAACATTAGAAGAAGTGCGGGCCTACCATCAACGCCAAAAAAACACGTTTTGGGAAGAATATTTGCGCTTAGAAGTTCCGGAAGTGTATCCGGTTTCCCTTTCTGACGAACTAAGAAACATGAAAGAACGACTGATTGAAGAAAAACGGCAACATGATGATGTGTAACAACAGCAACACGTTTTAGGTGAAGAGGGGAATATGCAAATATCTGAGAGTTGCGCCAAAGGCGCAGCTCTTTTTTAGCTTGCTTATCCAGGCCAGGTTGCCCAATTACAGAAAAGATTGTCAAATTTTCTACAAATCTCTTTACTTTGCTTACAATTTTGCCGATGTAAAAGAAAAGGACGTAAAAGGCGAGGGAAGAGATGATCGGAAAAAAGACGCTTAACTTAAAATGGAAACTGTTTTTGGCTTTTGGCCTTTTTCTACTTATACCAAGCTTAGTCATCGGGTTGTTTTCTTATTCGAGTACGAGGGGCAATGTCGAAGAAACAATGCTTGAGCAAGCAAGCCACACGACAGCCAATGTCCATGCATCGCTGCAACAA is a genomic window of Shouchella clausii containing:
- a CDS encoding MFS transporter — protein: MSIALKRRHHLVFLASVFCFWLCTYSYVPIFSLYLEQIPFTYAAIGIILGSYGITQVLLRFPLGVLLDSLRHLRKHFYVGGFVVAILSGIILLSSTSFAWVLTGRLLAGVTAAMWVMATIMYADYFDPGQSGRAMGTLQFLTVMPQFLSMVTAGILVEQFGWSIPFWVGIVAAGIGLLFALFIKEVPQEIENHRSQRLGKQVKAVLSIKHLLPLTFVSLFTHALLFISIFGFTPVYANAHGVREGQLIWLMAAFFIPHAAASLGVAFFNVSKRNEIRLIVLSLIVACFTFFCMPFATTLATISLLHGVIGLTVGVVLPLLLSQIASLPQPTLKTSVMGFYQSVYAIGIFIGPYGAGFVAEHIGIAHIFTLAGIVSLLALAITMPLLRRAKNETSKSDEAS
- a CDS encoding nicotinate phosphoribosyltransferase is translated as MPQAKTIFDYIKPTDYRFVHICRRCDQPQFSNEREPAEACVRCGSDSFHVVPYYNPAQDYGLDVDYYAITMMYALWKEGLHKTQVVYDDFYRKAPFVKGVGDFSGELGGYVAFGGLGHLIETINNLHFSEADLDYLRQQPEGFEEAFLEDLRKLRFSGDMYAVEEGNLVFPNTPLIRLEAPVWECIWIEAMLLNIINAESLVLTKGSRIKTIAGKDGLLEMGKRRAQGRDASVYGAKMAYIAGFDATSNVKAGKQFSMPITGTQAHVYIMFHPSELEAFLAYANVFPQKTIPLLDTTDTLNSGLPHAITTARKLQEKGFEMTAVRLDSGDLAYLSKKVRKRLDEEGLEHVKIAATNDLDEYTIASLKQQGAQIDIWGVGTKFITAYDNPALGGVHKIVARRALPQELQAGIYNEDDWIPLIKISESIEKILNPGRKKVYRLFGPDGMAKGDYICLAHESLDGQSEIVLKHPTNPLKAKKIRDFEAVELHKQIFKQGKCVYAVPTLEEVRAYHQRQKNTFWEEYLRLEVPEVYPVSLSDELRNMKERLIEEKRQHDDV